The following is a genomic window from Candidatus Eremiobacteraceae bacterium.
GCTCGTCCTGATCGAGCGTGGAGATCGACGGAATGAGCGGTGCGCGGTGCCGCGACGTCGATTCGTTCATAGCTCGCTCCGCGCCGCAGCGCCGCTACAGGCTCACCGTGACCTTGACGTGGACCGTCTGGCCATTCTCGTCCGTGACATTGATCGTGCACGCCCCAACCGCCAGCGCGGATACCGAAAAGGCGTTGGTTGTGTTCTGAACCGGGGTCACCGTGGCAATGGTCACGTCACTGCTTTGCGCGGTGAAGAACGTGCTGCCGGATTCACTCGCGGTGATCGTCTGCGTCTGGGTCGGCCCGGTGGTCTGCATCGTCAAACTGGAGGGAGTCATGATCAACTGAGGTGTGGGTGTCGGTTTTGGGATGCCGACAAGGCCGGCCAGCGCTCCAGCGCTGCAGCCCGAGGCCAGCATCGACGCCGCCAAGAGCGAGAGAAACGCGATCTTCATATGTCAACCTTTCTGCGGGTAAGTCCCCGTCTACAACTATCCTAGCGTCCACGACGTCACGGTTCTATCCGGGAAACCACGCAACGCCATCATCCGTGAAGCGTCCGCGCGACAGCGAATCAATTACAGACAGGCCGCGGGTCGCCAATGCGGAAGCCAAGACGTCCGGGAACCGGTTTCGGAGTCTTGCGATGATCTCGTCGCCAATCACGTGTCGCCGGTTCGTTGGCCGGCACGAACAGCTCGAGTTGCTTAAAGTCCAATGGCGTGCAAGCCGCGCCGGGCGCGGCTCGACCGTGCTCGTAGCCGGCGATGCCGGCCTCGGAAAATCAAGGCTGGTCAGAGAGTTCTGCGGATCCATCGTCGCAGACCGCAGCCTTATCGCATTCGGCGAGTGTCTTGAATATGCGCGCGGTCCGTTCGCGCCGTTCGTCGACGCTTTGCGCACGCTCACAGCGTCACAACCAGAAGCGCTGCGCGATTCGTTGGCGGTGCGGCGGATTCTCGCGCCGCTTTTCCCCGAATTTGTCACGCCGGACGCGCCGCCGCTCGAGGTGAACAGGCGCCAGCAATTCGACGCATACGTCGAAGCGCTGCAGCGGCTGCTCGGGCCGGCGGGCGCCGTCATCGTCATTGAAGATATACACTGGGCGGACGAAGGGACGCTTGGTCTGATTCAACACCTCGTCGGCGCCGCACCCGAGTTGCCGCTGCTCCTGATCGTCACCCATCGCTCCGACGAGTTGAACAGAAATCATCGACTCGTTCCCGTGATCGCGAAGATCGCCCGGAAGCCGGCAGTTTTTCAAACGCGGATAGAACGGCTCGACGACGAGGAGATGGACGAGTGGCTCGGCGAGATAGCAAAGGACCATCCGCGTTTGTCGCGCGACGCCCTGCAACGGGCGCGGCAACTCGCCGAAGGCAATCCGCTCTTCGCCGAGGAGTTGATTACGCACGCCGTCGGCGGCGCTGCAGCCGAGTTGCCCCTCACCTTGCGCGAAGCGGTGTTGGAGCGCTTGAGGCCGCTGCCAAGAGATGCCCGGCTCGTGCTTGTCGTCGCGGCGGTGGTCGGTGAGCGCTTCGAGCCGGAAATCGTCGCCGAAGCATCGCGCCGCCCGGTGGACGATATTCTCGAGGTCTTGCGGCGTGCCCGCGACTTAGGTCTCGTCGTTCAAGACGCCGGCAACGATCGGCTTCGGTTCAAGCACGCGCTGATGCGCGAGATATTCTACCGCGAATTGCTCGCACCGGAAGCAAGGACACTGCATGCGCGCATCGCCAAGGCGCTGGAGCGCCGGCCAGATGCCGCAAGCCGTCCGGTCGAGCTCGCGCATCACTTTTGGGAAGCGCGCGACCAAGCCGGCGCGGCCCGCTACAGCGAGGCCGCCGGCGACGCCGCGCAGCGCGCCGGCGCTTACGAGGACGGAGCGGGATTCTACGAACGAGCACTCGAGTTCGAGCACGGGGCGAGCGCCGATCAAGCCCGCTTGTACGAAAAGCTTGGCGCTTCGCTCGATAACTCAGGCCTCGCCGAACGCGCCGCGCGCGCATTCGACCAAGCCATCGCGCATTACCGCGCGGTTGGGATGACGGAAAAAGTCGCCGTGACGCTCAACGGTCTCGGACGCCAGCAGGCGATGCTCGGCGATCTGGATGCCGCGACGGCGACCAGCGAATCCGCACTTGAGATGCTCCGCGACCTACCGGAAAGTCCGGCGCGTGTCCGCATCCTCTACGGCTTTGGACTTACGTGCGGGCTTCGCGAAGAGTGGCCGCGGGCGATAGGCTACCTTGACGAAGCGTTGGTCTTAGTCGACGCTGCCGAACCACGACTACGCGCCAGTCTGCTCGCGCAACGCGGCATCGGCCTCGCGTTGACGGGCAATCTCGTACTCGCCCAAGAGGCCGCCATGACCGCGCTTGCTGCGGCGTACGAAACCGGCGAAGATTCTGCGATCGTCAACGCATTGCTCTGCTCGGGGATCATCAACGATGAAGCGGGCAACCTGCCGAAGGCCATCGAGATGTACGACCGCACGGCGGCACGTGCGGCCGAATCGCTGCTGTCCGTGCAAGGAGCGATCGCCTTCATCAATCTCGGATTCGCGTTGTTCCTCGTGGGTGACTTGACGAGGGCGGCGCAAGCTGTATCGAAAGCGCACGCTGCAAGCCGGCGGCTCGAACTGCCGATCATCCGTCTTTTGACCGAGCATCTGAACATTCTCCTGGCTCTGCGCAGCGGCGAGTCCGTGCTGGCCGACTACGCCGCCGACGAGGGCGCCGTCGAAACCGCCATGCAGATAGGACAGCCGTATTCGATCGCGTCCGGCGGCGTGTTCGCGGACTACTTCGGCCGCTTGGGTAGGTCTGACGAGGCGCGCGCCGTTTTTTCGCGCGCTCTCGACACGCTTCGCGCGCCCACGCGTGCGATCTATCTCTTGGTGTATGCGGCGCAATTCGCATCGGCCGTGGATATTGAACGTCTACGCGTTGCGGTCGCGCCGTGGGCCGCGGCACAGATCACTTCGCGCGGGCGGGCTTACTTAGCGTATCTCGACGCCAATCGTGCCGAGCGCGACGGCGACCGCGGCGCGGCGATGCGGCATGCGCTCGAGGCGTCCAGATTATTCGCCGAGATCGAACACCCGTATCCGCAAGCGCTGGCCCTCGAACTCGCCGGCGAATTGCCCGCTGCGCTTGAGATCTACCGCCGGATCGGCGCGTCGCGCGATGCGCGCCGGCTCGATACGGTGCTGGCGCCGAAGGGTCGGCGCGACCGGCGCGCCTCCGGATTGAGCGAGCGGGAACGAGAAGTCGCGCGTCTTGTGGCGCAAGGCAAATCCAATAAGGTTATCGCGGCCGCGCTTTCGATCAGCGGACGCACGGTGGAGAATCACATCACATCGGCGTTGAAGAAACTCGGCGCGTCATCGCGCACGGAGCTTGCGGCGCGCCTCACGCGTGATCACGAATCCAATAGCCGCTAGTTGCCTTCTGGTGCTGCGGGTCGAAATTTGGATCGTCCGCAAAGCACGTCGGACAGACCGCACGCACGCTCTTGAGCACGGTGTAGTCGTACAGGGGAAGACCAGGTGCCGATATGGTCATGGCGCCGCCTTTCGCACGGCCGGGTTCACGATGCGCCGGCCCGTCCCTCCGGCATGACATCGCCCCGAGCCGTTGAACTCTACGCCGAACGCATGCATCCAAACACGCGGCCGGCCCGTAGGAGAGAGTATGGAACACGCAACATTTGGCGCCGGATGCTTTTGGGGTGTTGAATCCGCGTTTCGCGAGATTCCCGGTGTCACCGACGTGGCTGTCGGCTTCATGGGCGGGCGCACCGTCAACCCCACCTATCGCGAGGTGTGTGAGGGCAACACGAGCCACGCGGAAGTCGCGCAAGTCACCTTCGACCCGGCCAAAGTCTCGTACTCGAAACTGCTCGACGCGTTTTGGCAAATGCACGACCCCACGACGTTGAACCGTCAGGGACCTGACGTGGGCTCGCAATACCGCTCGGTGATCTTCACCCACTCGCCCGAACAAGCGGCGCAGGCCACGGCGTCACGCGATGCGCTTGCCGCCGCAGGCAGGGCGGGCCGCAAGATCGTGACGCAAATAGTGCCTGCAACAGAATTCTATCGCGCCGAAGAATATCACCAGCGCTACTTCGAGAAGCAGGGCGTAGGAGCGAGTTGTCACCGGCCCGCATGACCGATTTGTTCTGTGGGGCCGATGTTAATCATCGGCCCCACAGAAGCCCGTGGGCGAGCGATGCTTGCCCTCGTACGGATGCCCTCCTAAAGGTTAGCCGTCGAAGACCGGACCGCTGCGCATAAGCGCGACGAAATCTTCGCTGCGCATGGGTCTGCCATAGTGATAACCCTGCGCGCCCTGACAGCCGCGCGATTTTAGATAAGCGGCCTGCTCGGCCGACTCGACGCCCTCGGCGACGACCTTGACTTCCAGACCGTGGCCCATCGCGATGATCGCATCGACGATGGCGGCATTCACGCGATTCGTGCAGCAATCCATCACGAACGTGCGGTCGATCTTCAACGTGTCGATTGGGAAACGGTGGAGATACGCAAGCGAAGAATAGCCGATCCCGAAATCGTCGACCGAGATCTGCACGCCGAACGACTTGAGTTTCTGCAGCAGCTCGGTCGTCGCGTCTCCGGTCCGCATGGCTACGGTCTCGGTGAGCTCGAGTTCAACATTTCGCGGATCTACGTTCGCTGCGCAGAGCACGGCCGCGATATCATCGACGATGCGCGGCCGCAACTCGCCGCCGGAAACGTTGACGCTCACGCGGAGATGCGGGAATCCGGCTGCGTGCCACGAGTCCAACGCCTCGCACGCGTTGCGTAAAACCCACGTGCCGATGGGCACGATCAGACCAGTCCGTTCCGCGACCGGGATGAAGACGTTCGGCATGACCAGGCCGCGCGCGGGATGATGCCATCGGACGAGGGCTTCCGCACCGTACACGCGCCCGGTCGTGAAGTCGATCTGTGGCTGAAAGTAGAGCTCCAGTTCGTCGCGGGCCACGGCGAGGCGCAGTCCAGTCTCAAGATACAACTGCTCGATCGCTTCGGTCGTCGAGACCGCCCGCCGCACGAAAAATGCATGACAATCGCGGCCTTGCTTCTTCGCCGTATCGCGCGCGCGCGACGCGGCCGTCAACAAGGCCTCGCCCGTTCCGTCGCCAGGACAGAGCGCGACGCCGACGCTCGCGGTCGCGACGAACGTCGATTGTTCGAACGCGAACGGTTCTGCAAACGACAGCACGATTCGCTTGGCCAGAATCGCGGCCGCGTCGCGATCCGCGACCGTCGCAACCACGACGAACTCGTCGCCGCCCAAACGAGTGACGATCTGCGCTTCGGGCGCCGCTAACGTCAACCGTGTGGCCGTCTCGGATAAAACCCGGTCGCCCGCGCGGATGCCGAATCCTTCATTGATGCTGCGCAGACCATCGATGTCGGCGATCATCACTGCGACGAGTGACGGCGTACCCGCGACCGCTTCGCACGCTCGGTTCAAGCGCTCCACGATGTCCGCCGACTCCCCGTCTGCAGTGGCCGGCGCCGATCGCACCGCTTCGGTCACGTTCTGCGCGATCGATCCGACGCCCACTATCTTGCCCGCATAGTCGATGAGCGGAGTGTGATGCCATTCACACACGATGGCGCGGCCGTCGCGGGTCCGATGGCGCTCGGTTATCTTCATCGAGCTCTTGCGAGCCATCACCGCATTACGAAGTTGCGAAGACGATGTGCCGCCGCCGCCCGCCAAAAGGCTATCGTAGGCGTCGGGATGCGTCATCTCGTCAGCGTCGTAACCGAAGAGCGTTCGCGCGGCGACGTTCCACGACACGGCGCGAAACTCCAAATCCCATTCGACGACGGCAAGCGGAGTCGCATGCATATGGAATACGGCTCGCTCTTCGGGCGTCACACCTGCGTGGACCCGCGCTAAGCGCCGCCGGCGTTCCATGCTATAATGAACCGCGATGCCCACGGGCGGAACGCCGGTGGTGGTTCGAAGCCGGCTTTATTGGGCACAACCAGGCTGTTGCGGAACGACGCTGCATAACGGATGGGTGACCGATCCGCTGTGCGTGTTCGGCTGCGGAGCCATCGAGTTTGCGTTACTGCATCCTGCGAGCAAAATGGCGGCACCGGCTAGGGCGGCTAACGTGAACGAGCGGAGCTTTAACATCGTCTGCAGTACCTCAAGGTGAATGGTTCGAGTCCCGATATGCGGGTTCTCCATCAATCTTAAGGCAAAATCGAATGGGACTCCCTAGGGTAATCCCTAGTCGTAAGCAGAGTGCCGCATCGGGCGGGCGTATCACGCCGCCGATGATCGGGCGTGCCGACATTTTGTGGGCGCTGTCACAACGGCGCCCGCCGGCTGCAATTCTCCTCGGCGAGCCAGGCATCGGCAAATCCCGCTTGCTGACGGAAACGCGCCGGCTGGACCATCGCGGCAACACGATCAACGTCGGATGTCACCCGGGCGCAGCGTTATTGCCGATGGACCCGATGCTCGCGCTGGTCCGTGCGTTGCATCGCAGCGGTCGGATTTCGAAGACCGTATGTGACAGCGCCCTCGGTTCGGCCGAGCGCGACCGTTTGTGGTTCGTGCGCGACGCGATCGAAGCTGGTATCGGGGGCCAAGACCTCACCTTTCAAATCGACGACTTGCATTTCGCCGATACGGCGAGCATCGATGCGCTGCGCTATTGCATAGACCGGCTGCAAGATCTGCCGGCCACTTGGCACTTGGCATCGCGTGCGGGCGGCGGCAACATAGAGCGGTTTGCCTCCGACCTCGAACGTCTCGGCCTCGCGACCGTGATACCGGTCGAACCGCTGACGCCGGACGAGATGCGCGAGCTTGCCGCGACGCTTGCCCCATCGCCGCTCGCCGAGGCCGATCTGGGGCGCCTCGTCGATCGCACCGGCGGGAATCCGCTCTACGCCGAACTGCTTCTTTCGGACGGCGACATCGCCGGACGCGAGATCCCGCGCAACCTGCGCACCGAATTGCGCGAGCGGCTCGGCGGTTTGGACGGCCCGGAGAAGATCCTCGCAGGCTGGCTTGCGGTGCATCGCGGTGCGCTGCCGCAAGGTGCGCTCGCTGCGCTCTCGCGACTTTCCCCCGGCCAAGTGCTCGCTGCGCTTTCGTCGCTGACCGACTGCGGCATCATCCTGCGTTCGGCCGAAGGCTATTCGTTTCGGCATGAACTGGTCCGAGATGCTTGTTACGAAATACTCGACGAGTCCGTGCGCGCCGGCTATCATCAGACGTTGGCGGAGCGCAGCGACGACGGATGGCAGAAGGCCGGCCACTTCGACGGCGCCGGCCGGTATAACGAGGCCGCCCTCCTCCTCAACAGGCTCGGTTGGGACCGCTTCGACTCTCACGGTCCGAGCGAAGCGCTCGCCGCGTTCGAGCGCGCGCTCGAACGGCTCGACTCGGACTCCGACGACGCGTGGGAATCGCGCGCGGGTATCGCCGCGGCGCACGCCGCCCACGGTCGAACCGACGAAGCGATTCGTCGCATGCGGGCGTTCGAAGCGCGATCGCAACTCTTGCCGGCCGCGCTGAGGGTTCGCGCGCGTGTGGCGTTTGCCGAGGCGGCGTGGGATCACGTGCAGGACCCGAAGATCGCATTGCCGCCGCTTGAAGCAGCGATGTCCGAGGCCGCGGCAGCCGCGCCGCATCTCTTACCGCGCGTTCTGTATCTCGTCGGTGCCGTGTACGAGCGGCGCGGTGATCTCGAAAAGGCACGCGAGACGCTGGAGCGCGGCCTATCGTGCTGCGACGAACGCACGCACATGCGCGAGGCGATCCGGCTCCGCTCGTGGCTGGCGGTCGTCGTCGGCCGGCTGGGGAACGCGCGCGAGGGGATCGAGATCGCGACGCTTGCTGCGGATCAAGCGGCGATGTATGGCTTGGGCAACGAATATGCGCAGGTCTGCGCGAAGTTGTGTTATCTGTGCGATATGCTCGACGACTCCGCCGGCTACGAACATTGGTGCCGGCGCGGCATCGCCGTAGCAGGCCCGAAGTCGCGGCGCATCGAGACCTTGCTCATGGTCAATCTTGCGTGCGCATGCATAGACCAAGGCCGGCTCACTGAAGGTCTCGGCCTCTGCGTGGCCGCGGTGAAATCGGTCGAACGCGGCAACTCGACCCTGCTTTGTCAAGCGAGGTGCGCGGAAGCCATCACGTACGCCATGCTCGGCGATGCCGCGAGCGCGGAGCACGCCATAGGCGAAGCAGCGGCGCTGGACGTCAACGCGAGTTGGCGCCGGGCGGTTCGTTATACCGAGGGATTTGTGGCGGAGTTCGCCGGCGACTACGCCGTCTCGCTCGAGCGCTACGAAGACGCCGTCGCTGGGTTCGACTCAAACGTCGGACAGGGCGAAGTATACGAATTGCGCGCACTCGCGGGGATCGCACGCACGGCCTCGCTGCTGAATCAGCGCGAGAAGGCCGCCAAGGCATTGGCACGTCTGCGCGATAGCAATCGTCATGGATGGCAAGTCGCACGCGTTCTCCTTGCGGAGGCCGAGGGTTTCTACAAACTACTCGACGGCGACGTCGCGTCGGGCTTGGAAGAATTGCGCGCTGCCATCGACAACGCCGGCACCAATGTGGTGTGGCAGACGTACCTGCGTCTGATCGTGGCCGAGCATTCCCCGCGGCAAGCGCGCGAGCAACTCCTTGAGATCATCGATGCGTTCGATTCACTCGGCGCCCGGTCGCTCGCGGACCGTGCCCGCGGATTGGCGCGCGCGAATGGCTTACGGCCCGGCCGCCGGCGTGAGTCGCACGGTCAGATGACCGATCGCGAAGCCACGATCGCGCTATTGGTCGCGAGCGGCAAAACCAACGCGGAGATCGGCGAACTGCTGCACGTGAGCAGCAAGACCGTCGAGTATCACTTGAGCAATATCATGACGAAATTCGGCTTGCGGTCGCGGGTTGAAATCGCGACGCGCGTCGCTGCCGGTACGTTGTTGGGCCTTGGAGAAGACGCCCGGGCCTGATCGGCGGCTACGTCGGAGTAGGCGACGGCGCGAGCGTCGGCGGCGGCAACGGACGCCGCGTGGCCGCCGGGGTCGGTGTGACACGCACGGGCGGCGGCGGTATCGTCGGAAGGGGCCGTGGTGTCGGAGTCACGCGCGGCGGGACCGGCTGCGGCGTAGCTACCGGGCGCAGCGTCACGCGCGGCAACGGCGAAACGGGTGGCCGCACGGGCGGCAACGGCCGCGCAGAAAAAATCGGAACCGGCAGCGGCAGACGCATCACGGGCAACGGTGCGATCTGGGGCGGGCGCGGCACCACCGGCTGATCGGGGTCCACCGCACCGGACCCGCCGCCGGCGCGGGCCGCGGCTACGACGCCGGTGGCAAAGGCAGGCCGCCGTCTGACGGGCTGCGTGCGCGCAGTGCGCGCTTTCGCGGCGGTCGCAACGAATCGCAGGCCCGAGCCTGCGTGCGCGTGCGCGTTCAACCCGTTCGGGCCGTAATAGTTGACGTTGAAGGCCACCGGCCACAGGTCGAGACCAGGCGGCACGACATACGATCCGGTGTAATAGCCCGGCATTCCGGCGACTTCATTCATCAAAATGGTATTGCCCGTTCCGACAAGCTGCACGAGCGCGTAGCCGCCGGGCAATCCTTGCATGACGAGCGTGATCACGCTGCCGGGTCCATACGTGCCGAACTGCAGCGGCGTCATCGAGAAGATCGGGAAGCCGTTCTGTCCGAATCCGAGCGGGTAGCCACAACACGGACCGGCTGAGTAACCTCCATACGCGTACGACGGCTCGACGAAGAACGACCAGTCGCTCGAAAACGGAATGCCCGCGACGTCGTCGCCGTAGACGCCCACGCGGTGCCAACCCGGCACGAGCGGGTAATACGGCGTGAAATAAAGACTGTTCGCGCTGATGCCGCTGTACGGGGTGACGTCGGTGTTGTCGAGATAGACGCGTAGCGAAGCGGCATCCACCGCGGGTCCACCGTGATCGTCGATCGCCGCCGTGATCGATGGCTGCGCCACGTAGGTGCGTTCGCCCGCTCCCGGCGACGTCGCCACCACGCTCGGCGTGCGGCCGGCGACGGAGACCGTCTCGTCCGACGTCGCGTTTGCGGTCGTGCCGTTCACCGTCAGATGCGCGTAGGCGTGCACGTCGTTCACATTGCGCCCCGCACGCACGACGTAGAATCCCGAATAGGTTCCCGAGGAGATCTCATGCATCGCGGCGCCGGCGATGATGCCGGCCAAGTCGAACGTCGCCCGGCCGCCTTGCGTGCCGACGACGTTCACCTGCAAGACGTCGCCGGACTCCAATAGTTTTTTGCCATGCGTATCGATCGTGAGCGAGCTGATCGCCGCGGCATCGCCCGTGTTCGGAATCCGCGGACCGAAACTTCCGGAGCCGCCGCCGGCGAGATTCACTTCGGCGACGTTGCGCGTGTCGTCGAACGACACGTCCGCGCCGGAAGCTTCGGCGATGAAGCGCAGCGGCACGAGCGTGCGGCCTTGCCGGACGATCGCGGGCTCGTCGAGCCACACGGTGTTGCCGTTGACATCCGCGCGCTGGCTGAACACGCGCAGTTCGATCGTGGTCTTCGGCTGCGCGACGATGACCGTTTTCGTGCGCGCGTCGAAATCGACGTACGCGCCGAGCGCGGTGAACACCGCCCGTATCGGCACGAGCACGCGATGCTGCTCGACAAGCGGAGGCACATCGGACGTCACCGCGTGACCGTTCACGACGACGCGAGCGGCATTCGGCTCAGCGCCGCGCGCCGCCAAGAGCGGCGAGACGGACATGACGAAACAAGCTCCGATGGCTAGCCGACGCCAAAATCCGCGCAAGTGTGACATCCTCCGTCGAATGTAACGTTTTCAACGGCGCGGGCGTTTCGGCCTCGAAATCAGGCCACCGCTAGGCCGTCACGAAAGCGCGCCGTCGCGCAGCCGCTTGCGGTACGCGCCGGGCGACTCGCCGATCATACGCTTGAACGTGCGGTTCATGTGACTTTGATCGGTGAAGCCGGCTTCGAGCGCGACTTCGCTCAGGCTTGTCGACGCATCGATCAGACGGCGGCACACCGCCTGCAGCCGCAATCCGATGACATGATCGCCCACGGTCTGGCCGCGGTAGCGACGAAACGCGCGACAAAGGTGAGAAGGGTGCACGTTCACCGCAGAGGCGAGATCGCGGATCTCTAACCCATCGCGAAAGCCAGTTTGCACCGCGGCATCGACAGCCGCGAGCCACGTGGGCTCACGCTCCTCATCGTGATTGCCCCGCGCCACGTGCGTGCATAGCTCGTAAAGCAGCGATTCCGCGGTCAGCGACGCGGAAGAATCGCGCGTCAGAAATTCATGATAGAGCCGTAGGGCAAGCCATACCGCGTCGCCACCGTGCATCTTGAGAAGGTGTTCCGGCTGCGATCCGAGCGCGTCGATGACGTCGACCCACGACGGAAGCAGCTCGATGAAGAACATCCGGCAGCCGTTTGGCCCGATCGTATCGGTGTGTTCGGTGTGGGCCGCATGATAGACGCAGGTGAACGGTTCGTAGACGATGGTCGTGTCGTGCCAGGTCTCGCTGTACGTGCCCTCGAGCAGGATGCTGAAGTAGGAGGCCTCGTGCGTATGCGTGGGAACCGAACGGCCGACGCGATGGCGGACCTCCGTGAGGACGGCATCGGCGACCCGTAGTGACACGGTTTCGCCGTAGAAGGTCCCCGGTTTGAGAATGGTGCTCATCTCTTCATTCTACTACATGCGGTCTTGTATCGGCATTGCGCGGTCAATCGAACAGCTTGAGACGCGGGTCGTCGTCCGGTGCTTGATCCGGTCCGCGAGGCGCCCCGATCTCCGGCGCTAGTTTGGCGACGTGCAGCATTCCAGCCATCTGCCGAGCGTTCACCGTGGCCTGGCCGTTGGCGTGGTTATTGAAGAAGACGAACGTTTCGTCGGTCTTGTCGACGACCTGCTCGATTCTCGGGAGCCACTCCTCAAGTTCGGCCGCGGAATAAAGGTACGCGTACCGGTCGGCAGGCTTTTCGTGATTCCACCACGTCGCGGCGTTGCGGCCGTGAAACCGGATGTACCCGATGCGAGATGTCGTCTGCGCGTCCGGGCGCAGCAACGACGATTGTGCCGGCTCGTCGACATTGCACCAACCCAAGCCGAGTGCTAGTAAGCGCCGCAACGTCTCCGGCCGCTGCCAGTCGCGATGCCGGAATTCGACGACGATGGCAATGTCCGGCCAAGCCCGCCGCAGCCAGTCGAGGCGCCGGAACGCGTCGGGCGATGGCCTGAAGCCGTTCGGAAACTGGGCGAGCACGGCGGCAAGCTTGCCGGATGCGCGGATCGATTCAAGCGACGCGAGGAACCGCTGCGCTTCGTCCTCATCCGGCGTCGTACCAGCCGGTGAATGAGTCACACCACCCGGCGCCTTCACCGTGAATCGAAATCCGGCAGGCGTGCGCCGGTCCAGCCGCTCGAACATCGACGGCGCCGGAACGGCGTAGTACGTGCTGTCGATCTCGACCGCGTCGAATATCTGCGCGTAGTAGGAGATGTAATCGGTTTGGACGAGCCCGCGCGGATAAAACGGGCCCACCCATTCGCGATACGAAAAACCGCACGTGCCGACGCGGATCATTCTGCTGGATTACGCGGGGCTCTAGCGAAAAACTCCAGAATCGCGCGAATTTTGCGATTCTTTCGTCAGCGGGATCTAACCGCAGCGCCGTCGAGCAGTCCTTGCATTTCGCGAACGTGGGTGACGAAAGCGTCGCGTCCGGCCTTCAACAGCCGAAAACGCGTCTGGGGCTTCCGGTCTACGAATTTCTTCTCTTCGAGCACGTATCCGGCGTCGACCA
Proteins encoded in this region:
- a CDS encoding copper amine oxidase N-terminal domain-containing protein encodes the protein MSVSPLLAARGAEPNAARVVVNGHAVTSDVPPLVEQHRVLVPIRAVFTALGAYVDFDARTKTVIVAQPKTTIELRVFSQRADVNGNTVWLDEPAIVRQGRTLVPLRFIAEASGADVSFDDTRNVAEVNLAGGGSGSFGPRIPNTGDAAAISSLTIDTHGKKLLESGDVLQVNVVGTQGGRATFDLAGIIAGAAMHEISSGTYSGFYVVRAGRNVNDVHAYAHLTVNGTTANATSDETVSVAGRTPSVVATSPGAGERTYVAQPSITAAIDDHGGPAVDAASLRVYLDNTDVTPYSGISANSLYFTPYYPLVPGWHRVGVYGDDVAGIPFSSDWSFFVEPSYAYGGYSAGPCCGYPLGFGQNGFPIFSMTPLQFGTYGPGSVITLVMQGLPGGYALVQLVGTGNTILMNEVAGMPGYYTGSYVVPPGLDLWPVAFNVNYYGPNGLNAHAHAGSGLRFVATAAKARTARTQPVRRRPAFATGVVAAARAGGGSGAVDPDQPVVPRPPQIAPLPVMRLPLPVPIFSARPLPPVRPPVSPLPRVTLRPVATPQPVPPRVTPTPRPLPTIPPPPVRVTPTPAATRRPLPPPTLAPSPTPT
- a CDS encoding AraC family transcriptional regulator is translated as MSTILKPGTFYGETVSLRVADAVLTEVRHRVGRSVPTHTHEASYFSILLEGTYSETWHDTTIVYEPFTCVYHAAHTEHTDTIGPNGCRMFFIELLPSWVDVIDALGSQPEHLLKMHGGDAVWLALRLYHEFLTRDSSASLTAESLLYELCTHVARGNHDEEREPTWLAAVDAAVQTGFRDGLEIRDLASAVNVHPSHLCRAFRRYRGQTVGDHVIGLRLQAVCRRLIDASTSLSEVALEAGFTDQSHMNRTFKRMIGESPGAYRKRLRDGALS
- a CDS encoding DUF72 domain-containing protein — encoded protein: MIRVGTCGFSYREWVGPFYPRGLVQTDYISYYAQIFDAVEIDSTYYAVPAPSMFERLDRRTPAGFRFTVKAPGGVTHSPAGTTPDEDEAQRFLASLESIRASGKLAAVLAQFPNGFRPSPDAFRRLDWLRRAWPDIAIVVEFRHRDWQRPETLRRLLALGLGWCNVDEPAQSSLLRPDAQTTSRIGYIRFHGRNAATWWNHEKPADRYAYLYSAAELEEWLPRIEQVVDKTDETFVFFNNHANGQATVNARQMAGMLHVAKLAPEIGAPRGPDQAPDDDPRLKLFD
- a CDS encoding transcriptional regulator — its product is MDELLLSKVRLAIIAELLGAEWVSFNELLRATQSTNGNLGAHLAKLVDAGYVLEEKKFVDRKPQTRFRLLKAGRDAFVTHVREMQGLLDGAAVRSR